One stretch of Actinacidiphila sp. DG2A-62 DNA includes these proteins:
- a CDS encoding glycogen debranching N-terminal domain-containing protein: MQRAGSAPEPLHEAFVCVAAPAFVISPRHGRLEGVSAAGFYRDGRRLLARCELTVAGTEPVAVQARMQGADRVRFLATLRTGVDRGPDPSVTVERIRTAAGTERITLTNSGRAAVRLPVELVLATDLAPFAAVVAGRAGPEAPAAVSGPGLRWSRGALAVKAAARPAPDAIVAPRGLLRWEVVLPAGGSWTVELAVEAAVPTGTDRVSSRVSSRVSSLGARRRPELWQDAVAEADDRRVGALFGACLDDLRALTARDPEHPADLRVVSGAPWRLGLVPADALWAARMLLPLGTRLATGTLRALARLQDPATGRIPGVVRDCGPHLPPLDSGAEATLLFVTVLAEARLWGLPERETRSLLPAAERCLGWLRSAASAGRGGKEPESGFVPEGSGAARVVRAETQAHAHRAALQGAELLDAYGRPGAREWRAYAGRLRDRFAAAFWTDGPGGGRPALALTGSGEARHVLSSSLAHLLDTGSAAAGGRAAGLLDAARTGRLARLLTMPVLDSGWGLRTVAARTPGFNPFGHRGGAVRVHETAMAVAGLADAGFGEQASALVKGVVDAAEEFGFRLPEIYAGEQRTPGAAPCPHPMACRPSAVAAAAGVHLLATLAGVRPDAPGGTVALRPLGGAPLGALRLSGLRVAGRPFSVRVNRLGMAMVEEAAPELQLGG; encoded by the coding sequence GTGCAGCGGGCCGGGTCGGCGCCGGAGCCGCTCCACGAGGCGTTCGTCTGCGTCGCGGCCCCCGCGTTCGTGATCTCGCCCCGGCACGGCCGACTGGAGGGGGTGTCGGCGGCGGGCTTCTACCGCGACGGGCGCCGGCTGCTCGCCCGGTGTGAGCTGACCGTGGCCGGGACGGAGCCGGTGGCGGTCCAGGCACGGATGCAGGGCGCGGACCGCGTCCGGTTCCTGGCCACCCTGCGCACCGGCGTGGACCGGGGGCCCGACCCGTCCGTGACGGTGGAGCGGATCAGGACGGCCGCGGGCACCGAGCGGATCACCCTCACCAACTCCGGGCGCGCGGCGGTGAGGCTGCCCGTCGAGCTGGTCCTGGCGACCGACCTGGCGCCGTTCGCGGCCGTGGTCGCGGGGCGAGCGGGTCCGGAGGCGCCCGCCGCGGTCAGCGGGCCGGGACTGCGCTGGTCCAGGGGAGCGCTGGCCGTCAAAGCCGCGGCGCGCCCCGCCCCGGACGCGATCGTCGCGCCTCGCGGGCTGCTGCGATGGGAGGTCGTGCTGCCGGCGGGCGGCAGCTGGACGGTCGAGCTGGCGGTGGAGGCCGCGGTCCCGACCGGGACGGACCGTGTGTCGAGCCGTGTGTCGAGCCGTGTGTCGAGCCTGGGCGCTCGGCGGCGCCCCGAGCTGTGGCAGGACGCGGTCGCGGAGGCGGACGACCGGCGGGTCGGCGCACTGTTCGGCGCGTGCCTGGACGACCTGCGGGCGCTGACGGCGCGCGATCCGGAGCACCCGGCGGACCTGCGGGTCGTCTCCGGGGCGCCCTGGCGGCTGGGGCTGGTTCCCGCGGACGCTTTGTGGGCGGCGCGGATGCTGCTTCCGCTGGGTACGCGTCTGGCGACCGGCACGCTGCGCGCCCTGGCGCGCCTGCAGGACCCGGCGACCGGCAGGATCCCCGGCGTGGTGCGGGACTGCGGCCCGCACCTGCCGCCGCTGGACTCCGGCGCGGAGGCGACGCTGCTGTTCGTCACCGTCCTGGCCGAGGCCCGGCTGTGGGGTCTGCCGGAGCGGGAGACGCGGTCGCTGCTGCCCGCGGCGGAGCGGTGCCTGGGCTGGCTGCGCTCGGCCGCGTCGGCCGGACGCGGCGGGAAGGAGCCTGAATCCGGGTTCGTACCGGAAGGCAGCGGTGCCGCGCGGGTCGTCAGAGCCGAGACGCAGGCGCACGCCCACCGGGCGGCGCTCCAGGGCGCAGAACTGCTCGACGCGTACGGGCGGCCCGGCGCGCGGGAGTGGCGCGCGTACGCGGGGCGGTTGCGCGACCGGTTCGCCGCGGCGTTCTGGACCGACGGTCCGGGCGGCGGTCGTCCGGCCCTGGCGCTGACGGGCTCCGGTGAGGCACGGCACGTCCTGTCGTCCTCGCTCGCCCACCTGCTGGACACGGGCTCCGCCGCGGCGGGCGGGCGTGCGGCCGGCCTGCTGGACGCGGCGCGGACCGGGAGGCTGGCCCGTTTGCTGACCATGCCGGTGCTGGACAGCGGCTGGGGTCTGCGGACGGTGGCGGCGCGGACGCCGGGGTTCAACCCGTTCGGGCACCGCGGCGGCGCGGTGCGGGTGCACGAGACGGCGATGGCGGTCGCGGGGCTGGCCGACGCGGGGTTCGGGGAGCAGGCTTCGGCACTGGTGAAGGGGGTGGTGGACGCGGCGGAGGAGTTCGGATTCCGGCTGCCGGAGATATACGCGGGGGAGCAGCGCACGCCCGGGGCCGCGCCGTGCCCGCACCCGATGGCCTGTCGTCCCTCGGCGGTCGCGGCCGCCGCGGGGGTGCACCTGCTCGCCACGCTGGCCGGGGTGCGTCCCGACGCGCCCGGCGGCACGGTCGCGCTCCGGCCGCTGGGCGGAGCGCCGCTGGGTGCGCTGCGGCTGTCGGGGCTGCGGGTGGCGGGGCGGCCGTTCTCGGTGCGCGTGAACCGGCTGGGGATGGCCATGGTGGAGGAGGCCGCGCCGGAGCTGCAGCTCGGCGGCTGA
- a CDS encoding NUDIX hydrolase, whose amino-acid sequence MSPYDPSAYPPFAVTVDLVVLTVRQHSLCALSVRRGEPPFQGRWALPGGFVRADEDLSQAAARELAEETGLHAQNGAHLEQLATYGDPQRDPRMRVVSVAHLVLAPDLPAPRAGGDAHSARWAPVETVLGEGMSPEGSDETPPLAFDHSKILADGVERARSKIEYSSLATAFCPAEFTVGELRRVYEAVWGVALDPRNFHRKVTGTVGFLVPTGGTTTRQGGRPAQLFRAGGATLLNPPMLRPEI is encoded by the coding sequence ATGTCGCCCTACGACCCGTCGGCCTACCCGCCCTTCGCCGTCACCGTGGACCTGGTCGTGCTCACGGTGCGGCAGCACTCGCTGTGCGCGCTGTCGGTGCGGCGCGGAGAGCCGCCCTTCCAGGGGCGGTGGGCGCTGCCCGGAGGCTTCGTGCGCGCGGACGAGGACCTGTCGCAGGCCGCGGCGCGCGAGCTGGCCGAGGAGACCGGGCTGCACGCGCAGAACGGCGCCCATCTGGAGCAGCTCGCGACCTACGGCGATCCGCAGCGCGACCCGCGGATGCGGGTGGTCAGCGTCGCGCACCTGGTGCTCGCGCCGGACCTGCCGGCGCCGCGGGCCGGGGGCGACGCGCACAGCGCCCGGTGGGCGCCGGTCGAGACGGTGCTCGGCGAGGGGATGTCCCCGGAGGGATCGGACGAGACGCCGCCGCTGGCCTTCGACCACAGCAAGATCCTCGCGGACGGCGTCGAGCGCGCCCGCTCCAAGATCGAGTACTCCTCGCTCGCGACCGCCTTCTGCCCGGCCGAGTTCACCGTGGGCGAGTTGCGCCGGGTCTACGAGGCGGTCTGGGGCGTCGCGCTCGATCCGCGCAACTTCCACCGCAAGGTGACCGGCACGGTCGGCTTCCTGGTGCCCACCGGCGGCACGACGACGCGTCAGGGAGGCCGCCCGGCACAGCTGTTCCGGGCCGGCGGCGCCACCCTGCTGAACCCGCCGATGCTGCGACCGGAGATCTGA
- a CDS encoding DUF7455 domain-containing protein, whose protein sequence is MTTVLTPASPLTAADRCDRCGAQAYLRVVLISGGELLFCAHHGRKFQPELKKIAAEIQDETDRLTDTPASAGDDER, encoded by the coding sequence GTGACTACTGTTCTGACCCCCGCGAGTCCGCTGACTGCGGCTGACCGCTGCGACCGTTGCGGCGCCCAGGCCTATCTGCGCGTCGTGCTGATCAGCGGCGGAGAGCTGCTCTTCTGCGCTCACCACGGACGTAAGTTCCAGCCGGAGCTCAAGAAGATCGCAGCGGAAATACAGGATGAGACCGACAGGCTCACCGACACCCCTGCGTCGGCGGGAGACGACGAGCGCTGA
- a CDS encoding FadR/GntR family transcriptional regulator, with translation MLFSKALKARIGIADKGCVSTLAHSMMTAARSADSGIAGPGELDRYPYAEAHGSDRSGLTPWEGVEPDMSRVGRRAGGNRGRGLHGQLVQQLGQMIVSGDLGADRPLVPEEIGQRFEVSRTVVRESLRVLEAKGLVSARPNVGTRVRPVSDWNLLDPDIIEWRAFGPQRDDQRRELLELRWTIEPLAARLAAGHGREDVQQRLTDMAEIMAHAAAQGDALTFTRADAEFHTLLLQVAENRMLEHLSGIVSAALHVSGGSATGCERPGDAAVGLHHRIVDALAAGDGGTAEAAMRELLAVPSARPALAQPVPGQAAPAPAAVPAAGQSAAGDRVVPPPREH, from the coding sequence GTGCTTTTCAGCAAAGCCCTCAAGGCGCGCATCGGCATCGCCGACAAAGGATGCGTGAGTACCCTTGCGCATTCCATGATGACCGCGGCTCGTTCCGCCGACTCCGGCATCGCCGGTCCGGGCGAGCTGGACCGCTATCCGTACGCCGAAGCCCACGGCTCCGACCGCTCCGGGCTGACGCCCTGGGAAGGCGTCGAGCCGGACATGAGCCGGGTCGGCCGCCGCGCCGGCGGCAACCGCGGCCGGGGACTGCACGGCCAACTCGTCCAGCAGCTCGGTCAGATGATCGTCTCGGGCGATCTCGGCGCCGACCGCCCCCTGGTGCCCGAGGAGATCGGCCAGCGCTTCGAGGTCTCCCGCACCGTGGTGCGCGAGTCCCTGCGGGTGCTGGAGGCCAAGGGCCTGGTCAGCGCCCGGCCCAACGTCGGGACCCGGGTCCGCCCGGTGAGCGACTGGAACCTGCTCGACCCCGACATCATCGAGTGGCGCGCCTTCGGTCCGCAGCGCGACGACCAGCGCCGCGAGCTGTTGGAACTGCGGTGGACCATCGAACCGCTCGCCGCCAGGCTGGCCGCCGGCCACGGACGCGAGGACGTCCAGCAGCGGCTCACCGACATGGCGGAGATCATGGCCCACGCCGCCGCCCAGGGAGACGCCCTCACCTTCACCCGTGCCGACGCCGAGTTCCACACCCTGCTGCTCCAAGTCGCCGAGAACCGGATGCTGGAGCACCTGTCCGGCATCGTGTCCGCGGCCCTGCACGTCTCCGGCGGCTCCGCCACCGGCTGCGAGCGCCCCGGCGACGCCGCGGTGGGCCTGCACCACCGCATCGTCGACGCCCTCGCCGCGGGCGACGGCGGCACGGCGGAGGCCGCGATGCGCGAGCTGCTCGCCGTCCCCTCCGCCCGGCCCGCCCTGGCGCAGCCCGTCCCCGGCCAGGCGGCCCCGGCTCCGGCGGCCGTCCCCGCCGCGGGCCAGAGCGCCGCGGGGGACCGCGTCGTCCCCCCACCGCGCGAGCACTGA
- a CDS encoding ATP-binding cassette domain-containing protein, with amino-acid sequence MIQAIGLTSTPRRDAGPAVADLTFDIRAGEVTGLLGPAGAGKTAAVRLLLGVDDGRGATLVHGRPLSELPHPEREIGALIGDVPAHPRRSARGHLRMLCAAFGLPASRADDLLDLVGLDAVADEPIGSYSLGMDRRLGFAVALLARPRVLVLDDPVRGLPPPEAAWVHELARRHAAAGGAVLLTGRDPRALARTADRMLVLADGRLVADVSAAHFARTRLRPYVAVRSPYASRLGDVLAEGGAEVVPAGGGRIAVYGASSAVVGEAAYRHGILLHQLADRVPGDESTAAPAAPAAPTAPPARAAHPTAPTHPTAPAHPAATTPAGPHPPTAAGPGTAVAPNSSTPPGRAGLPDGLTRATETTDAAAPGADARPPASRTSVTRLPESGRLRTGPARPLRYELRRALGIRTPWLTAAAALLGSAAGTVLMARYGALPAGRLALLSGWSPELPLPAAAIGAGGLGALSYGQEYLHPALTPGYGPEPRHPGLLAAKLAVSAALALVLAALAVVVDVALMRTSLAAVPTGAPDPFADPGTLAAWGGLAVGCAWAGVLAAAAFRTTGLGLAAVLAVPLLAVPAVRALLHAHVGRELLDAAGALWSLASGVPQGGDAELPAALRFAAQPLVLALALCLAVLMGAYTASTLRGRRRGRRPTPAPGTAAAPLTSKKG; translated from the coding sequence GTGATCCAGGCCATCGGTTTGACCAGCACGCCACGCCGCGACGCCGGGCCCGCCGTCGCCGACCTCACCTTCGACATCCGCGCGGGCGAGGTGACCGGCCTGCTCGGTCCCGCCGGAGCGGGCAAGACCGCGGCCGTGCGCCTGCTGCTCGGCGTCGACGACGGCCGCGGCGCCACCCTCGTGCACGGCCGCCCGCTGAGCGAACTGCCGCACCCCGAACGCGAGATCGGCGCACTGATCGGCGACGTCCCCGCGCACCCCCGCCGCTCCGCCCGCGGCCACCTGCGGATGCTCTGCGCCGCGTTCGGCCTCCCCGCGTCCCGCGCCGACGACCTGCTCGACCTCGTCGGACTCGACGCCGTCGCCGACGAGCCGATCGGCTCGTACTCGCTCGGCATGGACCGCAGACTCGGGTTCGCCGTGGCGCTGCTGGCCAGGCCCCGCGTCCTCGTCCTCGACGATCCCGTCCGCGGACTGCCGCCGCCCGAGGCCGCGTGGGTGCACGAACTGGCCCGCAGACATGCCGCGGCCGGCGGCGCCGTCCTGCTGACCGGCAGGGACCCCCGCGCCCTGGCCCGTACCGCGGACCGGATGCTCGTACTCGCCGACGGCCGGCTGGTCGCCGATGTGTCCGCCGCGCATTTCGCGAGGACCAGGCTGCGGCCGTACGTGGCCGTCCGCTCCCCGTACGCCTCACGGCTCGGGGACGTGCTGGCGGAAGGCGGCGCCGAGGTGGTTCCCGCCGGCGGCGGCCGTATCGCCGTCTACGGCGCCAGTTCGGCGGTGGTCGGGGAGGCCGCGTACCGGCACGGCATCCTGCTGCACCAGCTCGCCGACCGCGTCCCGGGCGACGAATCCACGGCCGCCCCTGCCGCCCCTGCCGCGCCGACCGCCCCGCCCGCCCGCGCCGCTCACCCCACTGCCCCGACTCACCCGACTGCCCCGGCTCACCCGGCCGCCACGACTCCCGCCGGACCGCACCCCCCGACCGCCGCGGGTCCGGGAACTGCCGTCGCCCCAAATTCCTCGACGCCGCCAGGCCGCGCGGGCCTCCCGGACGGGCTCACCCGGGCCACGGAGACGACCGACGCCGCCGCCCCCGGGGCCGACGCGCGGCCCCCCGCCTCCCGTACGTCGGTCACGCGCCTGCCGGAGAGCGGACGGCTGCGCACCGGTCCCGCCCGCCCTCTCCGCTACGAGCTGCGGCGCGCCCTCGGCATCCGCACCCCCTGGCTGACCGCGGCCGCCGCGCTGCTCGGATCGGCCGCCGGAACCGTCCTGATGGCCAGGTACGGGGCCCTCCCCGCGGGCCGCCTCGCCCTGCTGTCCGGCTGGTCGCCCGAACTGCCGCTGCCCGCCGCCGCGATCGGCGCCGGCGGACTCGGCGCGCTCAGCTACGGCCAGGAGTACCTGCACCCCGCCCTCACGCCCGGGTACGGGCCCGAGCCGCGCCACCCGGGACTGCTCGCGGCCAAACTCGCCGTCAGCGCCGCCCTCGCCCTCGTCCTGGCGGCCCTCGCCGTCGTCGTGGACGTCGCGCTCATGCGCACCTCGCTCGCCGCCGTCCCCACAGGCGCGCCCGACCCGTTCGCCGACCCCGGCACGCTCGCGGCCTGGGGCGGCCTCGCGGTCGGCTGCGCATGGGCCGGGGTGCTCGCTGCGGCGGCCTTCCGCACCACCGGCCTCGGCCTCGCGGCGGTCCTCGCCGTACCGCTGCTCGCGGTCCCCGCGGTCCGCGCCCTTCTGCACGCGCACGTCGGCCGGGAACTCCTGGACGCGGCCGGAGCGTTGTGGTCATTGGCGAGCGGGGTTCCGCAGGGCGGCGACGCCGAGCTGCCCGCGGCACTGCGCTTCGCCGCCCAACCGCTCGTCCTGGCACTGGCGCTGTGCCTGGCCGTCCTGATGGGCGCCTACACCGCGAGCACATTGCGCGGCAGGAGGCGCGGCCGCCGCCCAACTCCCGCTCCCGGCACCGCTGCTGCCCCGCTCACCAGCAAGAAAGGATGA
- a CDS encoding RNA polymerase sigma factor produces MSASTSRTLPSEIAESESLMALIEQGKAQGQIAGDDVRRAFEADQIPATQWKNVLRSLNQVLDEEGVTLMVTAAEAPKRTRKSVAAKSPAKRTATKTVATKTAAPAKKTVAPKAPAPEAVVEAETTVEPSVEAETPAKKAPAKKAAAKKTAAKKAAPAKKAAATKKTAAAPSEDEAVEAEDVLEDVAPDKAGEEEAEKTESESFVLSDDDEDDAPAQQVAVAGATADPVKDYLKQIGKVPLLNAEQEVELAKRIEAGLFAEDKLAAADKLAPKLKRELEIIAEDGRWAKNHLLEANLRLVVSLAKRYTGRGMLFLDLIQEGNLGLIRAVEKFDYTKGFKFSTYATWWIRQAITRAMADQARTIRIPVHMVEVINKLARVQRQMLQDLGREPTPEELAKELDMTPEKVIEVQKYGREPISLHTPLGEDGDSEFGDLIEDSEAVVPADAVSFTLLQEQLHSVLDTLSEREAGVVSMRFGLTDGQPKTLDEIGKVYGVTRERIRQIESKTMSKLRHPSRSQVLRDYLD; encoded by the coding sequence GTGTCGGCCAGCACATCCCGTACGCTCCCGTCCGAGATCGCCGAATCCGAGTCTCTGATGGCGCTCATCGAGCAGGGTAAGGCCCAGGGCCAGATCGCCGGCGACGACGTGCGTCGGGCGTTCGAAGCGGACCAGATTCCGGCAACCCAGTGGAAGAACGTTCTGCGCAGCCTCAACCAGGTCCTCGACGAGGAGGGTGTGACGCTGATGGTGACAGCCGCTGAGGCGCCCAAGCGCACCCGAAAGAGCGTCGCAGCCAAGAGCCCGGCGAAGCGTACTGCCACCAAGACGGTCGCCACGAAGACGGCGGCCCCAGCCAAGAAGACCGTAGCGCCCAAGGCCCCCGCTCCCGAGGCGGTGGTCGAGGCCGAGACCACGGTGGAGCCATCGGTGGAGGCGGAAACCCCAGCCAAGAAGGCGCCCGCGAAGAAGGCCGCCGCCAAGAAGACGGCCGCCAAGAAGGCCGCCCCGGCCAAGAAGGCGGCGGCGACCAAGAAGACCGCGGCCGCGCCGAGCGAGGACGAGGCGGTCGAGGCGGAGGACGTCCTGGAGGACGTGGCCCCCGACAAGGCCGGCGAGGAAGAGGCGGAGAAGACGGAGTCGGAGAGCTTCGTCCTCTCCGACGACGACGAGGACGACGCGCCCGCCCAGCAGGTCGCCGTCGCCGGCGCCACCGCCGACCCGGTCAAGGACTACCTCAAGCAGATCGGCAAGGTCCCGCTGCTCAACGCCGAGCAGGAGGTCGAGCTCGCCAAGCGGATCGAGGCCGGCCTGTTCGCCGAGGACAAGCTCGCCGCCGCCGACAAGCTCGCCCCCAAGCTCAAGCGCGAGCTGGAGATCATCGCCGAGGACGGCCGCTGGGCCAAGAACCACCTGCTGGAGGCCAACCTCCGGCTCGTGGTCTCGCTGGCCAAGCGCTACACCGGCCGCGGCATGCTCTTCCTGGACCTGATCCAGGAGGGCAACCTGGGCCTCATCCGCGCGGTGGAGAAGTTCGACTACACCAAGGGCTTCAAGTTCTCCACGTACGCCACCTGGTGGATCCGGCAGGCGATCACCCGCGCCATGGCCGACCAGGCCCGCACCATCCGCATCCCGGTGCACATGGTCGAGGTCATCAACAAGCTGGCCCGCGTGCAGCGCCAGATGCTCCAGGACCTGGGCCGCGAGCCCACCCCGGAGGAGCTGGCCAAGGAACTCGACATGACCCCCGAGAAGGTCATCGAGGTCCAGAAGTACGGCCGCGAGCCCATCTCGCTGCACACCCCGCTCGGCGAGGACGGCGACAGCGAGTTCGGTGACCTGATCGAGGACTCCGAGGCGGTCGTGCCGGCCGACGCGGTCAGCTTCACGCTTCTGCAGGAGCAGCTCCACTCGGTCCTGGACACCCTGTCCGAGCGGGAGGCGGGCGTGGTCTCCATGCGCTTCGGCCTCACCGACGGCCAGCCCAAGACACTGGACGAGATCGGCAAGGTCTACGGGGTCACGCGCGAGCGGATCCGCCAGATCGAGTCCAAGACGATGTCGAAGCTGCGCCACCCCTCGCGTTCGCAGGTCCTGCGCGACTACCTCGACTGA
- a CDS encoding S1 family peptidase yields the protein MRFPFRAALRGRTVLAGVAAVLPALALPLAAPAAPAAANSVVVGGDPTTTQAQPWVVALSSRSRFGASRSGQFCGGVAVGPRTVVTAAHCMGKEALGVSDWHQLTDLRVIEGRTDLSTSGGQELSLSDVWVNPTFDPSTNAGDVAVLTLAQPMPAGATIAMAQPGDTADYAAGTAAQVYGWGDTTGRGDYSNTLRTASVTVFADSVCQKAYPGGTDGTYVASSMTCAGAKGGGRDACQGDSGGPLVVSGRLIGLVSWGNGCALAAYPGVYTRVSAVESLIAQHM from the coding sequence ATGCGTTTCCCCTTCCGCGCCGCACTGCGTGGCCGAACCGTCCTCGCGGGTGTGGCCGCGGTGCTGCCCGCGCTCGCCCTGCCGCTGGCCGCGCCCGCGGCACCCGCCGCCGCCAACAGCGTCGTGGTGGGTGGCGATCCCACTACGACGCAGGCGCAGCCCTGGGTGGTCGCGCTGTCCAGCCGGTCGCGCTTCGGGGCGTCCCGTTCGGGGCAGTTCTGCGGCGGTGTCGCGGTCGGTCCGCGCACGGTGGTCACCGCGGCGCACTGCATGGGCAAGGAGGCGCTGGGGGTGAGCGACTGGCACCAGCTCACCGATCTGCGGGTCATCGAGGGCCGGACCGACCTCAGCACGAGCGGCGGACAGGAGCTGTCGCTGTCCGACGTATGGGTGAATCCGACGTTCGATCCGTCGACGAACGCCGGGGACGTCGCGGTCCTCACGCTGGCCCAGCCGATGCCGGCCGGCGCGACGATCGCCATGGCCCAGCCCGGCGACACGGCCGACTACGCGGCCGGCACCGCGGCTCAGGTCTACGGCTGGGGTGACACGACGGGTCGCGGCGACTACTCGAACACGCTGCGCACCGCCTCGGTCACGGTCTTCGCCGATTCCGTGTGCCAGAAGGCGTACCCGGGCGGCACCGACGGGACCTATGTCGCCTCGTCGATGACGTGCGCGGGTGCGAAGGGCGGCGGCCGCGACGCCTGCCAGGGCGACAGCGGCGGGCCGCTGGTGGTCTCGGGCCGACTGATCGGCCTGGTGTCATGGGGGAACGGCTGTGCGCTGGCCGCCTACCCCGGGGTCTACACGCGGGTTTCAGCGGTCGAGTCGCTGATCGCCCAGCACATGTGA
- a CDS encoding DNA gyrase/topoisomerase IV subunit B has translation MTAETSVPSSALLAGAERDGSNYTARHLLVLEGLDAVRKRPGMYIGSTDSRGLMHCIWEIIDNAVDEALAGHGDRIEVILHEDGSVEVRDNGRGIPVDVEPKTGLSGVEVVMTKLHAGGKFGGGSYAASGGLHGVGASVVNALSARMDVEVDRGGHTHAISFRRGVPGVFAKNGPEGPFEPTGGMRKTKKVPRTRTGTRVRYWSDRQIFLKDAKLSLETLHQRARQTAFLVPGLTIVVRDERGAQTTGSDEPVEEVFHFDGGISEFCEFLAADKPICDVLRLTGSGTFKETVPVLDDQGHMTPTEVTRELGVDIALRWGTGYDTAVRSFVNIIATPKGGTHVTGFERSVTRTVNEVLRATKLLRVAEDDIVKDDAMEGLTAVVTVRLAEPQFEGQTKEVLGTSAANRIVAAVVARELKEFLTSTKRDTKAQARAVLEKTVAAARTRIAARQHKEAQRRKTALETSSLPAKLADCRSDDVDRSELFIVEGDSALGTAKLARNSEFQALLPIRGKILNVQKSSVSDMLKNAECGAIIQVIGAGSGRTFDIDQARYGKVIFLADADVDGAHIRTLLLTLFQRYMRPMVEEGRVFSAVPPLHRIELVQPKKGQDKYLYTYSDNELRQTLLDLQRRNVRYKDSIQRYKGLGEMDANQLAETTMDPRHRTLRRINISDIEAAERVFDLLMGNEVAPRKEFITNSAGTLDRSKIDV, from the coding sequence GTGACCGCCGAAACATCCGTGCCGTCCTCCGCGCTGCTGGCGGGCGCAGAGCGCGACGGCTCCAACTACACCGCGCGGCACCTGCTGGTACTCGAGGGCCTGGACGCGGTGCGCAAGCGTCCCGGTATGTACATCGGCTCGACCGACAGCCGCGGTCTGATGCACTGCATCTGGGAGATCATCGACAACGCCGTCGACGAGGCGCTCGCCGGCCACGGCGACAGGATCGAGGTGATCCTGCACGAGGACGGCTCGGTCGAGGTGCGGGACAACGGCCGCGGCATCCCCGTGGACGTCGAGCCCAAGACCGGCCTGTCCGGCGTCGAGGTCGTCATGACCAAGCTGCACGCCGGCGGCAAGTTCGGCGGCGGCTCGTACGCGGCTTCGGGCGGCCTGCACGGCGTCGGCGCGTCGGTCGTCAACGCGCTGTCCGCCCGCATGGACGTCGAGGTGGACCGCGGCGGCCACACCCACGCCATCAGCTTCCGGCGCGGCGTCCCCGGCGTCTTCGCCAAGAACGGCCCGGAGGGGCCCTTCGAGCCGACCGGCGGCATGCGCAAGACCAAGAAGGTCCCCCGCACCCGCACCGGCACCCGGGTGCGCTACTGGTCGGACCGGCAGATCTTCCTCAAGGACGCCAAGCTCTCGCTGGAGACTCTGCACCAGCGCGCCCGGCAGACCGCGTTCCTCGTGCCGGGCCTGACCATCGTGGTGCGCGACGAGCGCGGTGCGCAGACCACGGGTTCGGACGAGCCCGTCGAGGAGGTCTTCCACTTCGACGGCGGCATCAGCGAGTTCTGCGAGTTCCTGGCCGCGGACAAGCCGATCTGCGACGTGCTGCGGCTGACCGGCTCCGGCACCTTCAAGGAGACCGTGCCCGTCCTGGACGACCAGGGCCACATGACGCCCACCGAGGTCACCCGGGAACTGGGCGTCGACATCGCGCTGCGCTGGGGCACCGGCTACGACACCGCCGTGCGGTCCTTCGTCAACATCATCGCCACGCCCAAGGGCGGCACCCACGTGACCGGCTTCGAACGCTCGGTGACCCGTACGGTCAACGAGGTGCTGCGGGCCACCAAGCTGCTGCGCGTCGCCGAGGACGACATCGTCAAGGACGACGCGATGGAGGGCCTCACCGCGGTGGTCACCGTGCGGCTCGCCGAGCCGCAGTTCGAGGGGCAGACCAAGGAGGTCCTGGGCACCTCCGCGGCCAACCGCATCGTCGCCGCGGTCGTGGCCCGGGAGCTGAAGGAGTTCCTCACCTCCACCAAGCGGGACACCAAGGCGCAGGCGCGCGCGGTGCTGGAGAAGACCGTCGCGGCGGCCCGTACCCGCATCGCGGCCCGCCAGCACAAGGAGGCGCAGCGCCGTAAGACCGCCCTGGAGACCTCCTCGCTCCCGGCGAAGCTCGCCGACTGCCGCAGCGACGACGTCGACCGCAGCGAACTGTTCATCGTCGAGGGCGACTCGGCGCTCGGCACCGCCAAGCTGGCCCGCAACTCCGAGTTCCAGGCGCTGCTGCCGATCCGCGGCAAGATCCTCAACGTCCAGAAGTCGTCCGTCTCGGACATGCTGAAGAACGCCGAGTGCGGCGCGATCATCCAGGTCATAGGAGCCGGGTCCGGCCGGACCTTCGACATCGACCAGGCCCGGTACGGCAAGGTGATCTTCCTCGCCGACGCCGATGTCGACGGCGCGCACATCCGCACCCTGCTGCTGACCCTCTTCCAGCGCTACATGCGCCCCATGGTCGAGGAGGGCCGCGTCTTCTCCGCCGTCCCGCCGCTGCACCGCATCGAACTCGTCCAGCCCAAGAAGGGCCAGGACAAGTACCTCTACACCTACTCCGACAACGAACTGCGCCAGACCCTGCTCGACCTCCAGCGCCGCAACGTCCGCTACAAGGACAGCATCCAGCGCTACAAGGGCCTCGGCGAAATGGACGCCAACCAGCTCGCCGAAACCACGATGGACCCCCGCCACCGCACCTTGCGCCGCATCAACATCAGCGACATCGAGGCCGCGGAACGCGTCTTCGACCTCCTGATGGGCAACGAGGTGGCCCCCCGCAAGGAGTTCATCACCAACTCCGCCGGCACCCTCGATCGGTCGAAGATCGACGTCTGA